The DNA window GTAATTAATCAATTTGACATTCCATTTATCTTTCCATAAGAGAGCAATACCACCACTTAGTCCCACACAATCAACTGCAAAGCAACCATCCATCATTAGAGTTCTCCTAATCCCTTCCATTCTTTTTGTTCTGCTTTTAGTTTCCACAAGGAAAACTAACAAGGGGCACTTTTCCTTAGATAAATTCCTAAGGACACAAACtgaccgagggttcccaagccctcggcagttccacaccAAAATACTCATTGATTTTGGCAGGGCTGGAGACCAGCCTCTGCCTGAACCAGTGAGTCTTCATTTGTGTCATCAAGTCCTTTACTCTTTTTTGAGACCAAGTTGCTATGTGTCTTCCTCCTCTTGCATCCCCTCTGGTAGAAAACTCTGGCTGACCTGTTAGGGGTATCAACCAGAGGGGTTTCACCATTGCCTTCCTCATGAATGTCTCTTTCCCGAGCCTTTCTTTTCCACCTTCTGACAGTGCTTACCAAGTCAACCCTACCATGCTTCACGTGATCATTTGAGCTAGCCAACTTGCATGACTCCCTTTCTTGTCCCGAATCCTACTGCCTAGGAACCTGCTGCCTAGGGACATCAAACCTCCTAGTAGGAGCCACCCCCTTCCTTTTTGAACCTTCCCACTTTCCATGATCAAAGGTGGGGTTCCAATTTCCTCTTTGCACATAAAGTCCTTTTTTGGTGTGTCAGAACCAAAAGATGACACATGCACGTGTGTTGACTGCAAGCCTTCAGTGGGTTGATCTTCCATCTGATCTTGTAACTGGTTCCCAAGGTAGCTACCCTGGACAGGATCAACTCCTACTACTGTTTCTTCTGCTGGTGGTTGGGATTGGACCCcttgcttcttttcttcctcattttccgCTAGGGACGTGTCTTGCTTTCCCGCCAAAACTTCCACTTTGAGAGCTTTGCCCTTGCACCTTGGTTCTTCACGTGCAACCCGATCCCTGTCTCCTTGTTGTTCATCCTTGCGGTGGttcccacctccaccaccaccgtACCTACGCCTGtcaaaaatgtttgtgtttctgGGTTGCCCTCGTAACCAGGGGCCAAATTGGTATGAAACTTGTTCATCACCTTGTTGCTCAGCTCTCTGCCTTGTGCAGCTCCTTCCTTTGTGAAATAGCACCCCACACTTGAAGCAAAAGCTTTGTAAACGTTCGTATTTAAAGGGAATCTAGTGTTGTTTTTCACCTAGCATCAGCCATTTCCCTCTCAGAAGCGGTTGATGGAGATCCACCGCTACCCTTACTCTGAGGCATCTCCCCCAAGCTCGCCCATCAGCCTCGGCTTCAACTCTGATAACATGACCAATTGCTTCTGCAAACTGCTGACCAAACTCTTCTGTCATGGTTGCTAGCGGCAGGTTATGCAACTGCACCCAAAAAGGTTCAAACCGAAACTGTAATGCATGAATGGATATTGTTTCATCCACTTCCGACATGGTTAGAAGGTGTCTATCGAAGAACCATGGATGTCCACTTAAGACTCTCTCTTTATCTGTCAGCTTTTGGAATTCTATCAGAAAACATTGTTCTCCCAACTCCTTGAAAATAACCCATCCCTCCAGCttccatatttgagacattgtgACCCTAAATCCCTCGCTGTTAACACTCTTCTCAGTTAAGGCCTTCCCCACCAGACAATATTTGCCCCGTGCATCTTCCTCAATGTGGGTTTCTGGGTTGACATGAAAGAAAGAGCTTTCCCCCTTGGAAAGATGTAGCTTCTCCCATTGCGATGCTAAATCCTCTGTTTCCATTACGAACTCACAAGCACAAACCGATACCACAGTACTCACATGAAGTGAGACGTAGACCTTTGAGATTAAACCCAAAGCACTCGAACCTCACACTTCCTCTCAGAGAAAGGGAGGCACTCTTCGTGATGCTGAAGAGTATTCTAAAATTGTTGAATAAGCTTACTTATTGTGCATGATTCTAATTTCTCTTGGTCATAGCCCAGTAGCTTCCAAAACAAACCCAACTTACCCGGGTCCAAAAAACtgataatgattatgaatcgttTTTACTCATCACAGGCCCAAGATGGATTTTCAGTTTATTTAAGTTTAGAACTTCTAACCATCTATAGCCTAAACCATTATTTGTCTAAGCTGCCCAACCAATTACCAAAGGTTACTAAAGAGTCCAGGAGTTAGAAGCTGAAACAAGGAGCCATGTTCTTTGAAGTTATCCTGTTAAGAGATTACATAAAGTATAATTTGTAGAGCCCAAATTCACATATGATGCGGCAGCAAAATGGCTGAGGAGTTTTTGCAAGTCCTTGGAACATTTGCGGCTTCAAATGCAAGATGAAGATTTCCAGAACTTCAGTGGTcaattaatattgttaaaatcAATTGGAACATGAATTACAGCAAACCTGTTAAATGATACGTGTCAGTCTTCAACTGGCTGACGTGGCAAAATGATTATTATACTAATAAATTTTGTCCCTATTTTGTTTGCTAAACATCCATTAAGAGTGCacaaaaatacatgtttttgagataaaatttacttaagaaaaacttataaaaaattaacttcaccacatattagttatttatatgctgaaaattataaaatttaaatttcaaaatttaaatttaaaaacaaaactgataaaatgagtcttgtaagtaaaagtTTTAAGTATATGCAGCACTACTCTTTTGAGATTCCAATCTCCATTCTAAACTAATTCTAGTTAAAGCAACCAATGCTTCCAATCAATGGCACTGGCTCACTACTTTCCTCTTTGCTTTGCAACAACAAGTTCTTGGACTTCAGGGCTAAGGTTTAAGGCTTGGttttggttatacagatgaagttatctcatctcatataatcattacaattttctcaaattttcatataatatataataaacaattaaactttttcaaatctcaaaacaaaaatagtattaaaaaattatattataataatattttatttaactttcatctcatctcatcttggCTAAAAATACTTCTAAGCCTCgtgcatttgttttttaaaaaaacaagtctagattttaaactttttaaattttttaaaagagagtaCAACAAATTCAAGTAATGAGTTAAAAATTCTTCTCATGGATGAGGATTTAAGAGAAAATGGATGGAGTTACTCTCATCATTTGCATATTAAGAAAGAGTGGTAAGTAAAACGAAAATTTGAACGAAGGAATAGCTAATTCAACTAAAATTTGACTAAGGCAATAATAGTAGCAACGCTCAAAGCTGACAAGTGTTTTTAATAACTCAAAGCTCAAATTCAACTAAAATTTGACGAAGGCAGGAATTTTATGCAACTTTGTAAATTTAGAATAACTCCAGTATTTACGTAACATTTATcttgtgatttttgtttttaatattttattaattcaatgCTTGAACGGGGAAAAAAGAATCACCATTGTCAATCACATCATGAGGCCGTGAATTGAATTGCACATGGATGTTTAGAATGTTCATCTTGTGAAGAATATGATGAAAGGACAATGACCCAAGAAGTTTAGTGAAGATGTCTGCTAATTGTAATCTTGAAGGAATGCAAAAAAGCTTGATAATGTTTTGCTGCAACTTTTCCTAACAAGATGACAATCTATTTGTATGTGCTTTGTTCTCTTGTATTGAACTAGATTAGTGGCAATAGAAAGAGCTGATTTGCTGTCAATGTAGAGCATTGTTGGCTGAGGATGATCAATACTGAGATCTTGTAGAGCATAGAGCAGCCACTGCACCTCACATGTAGTTGCTGCAAGAGCCCTGTATTCTGCTTCTGCAGATGATCGACTAATTGTAGCTTGCTTTTTAGATTTCCATGAGATTAATGAATCTCCGAGAAAAATAGCAAAGCGTGTAACACTTCTTCGAGTGTCTATACAACCTGCCCAGTCACTATTTGAAAAAGCTTTAAGCTTCAAGtctgaagaggaagagaacacTAACCATTGGCCTGGTGTTGCTTTTAAGTACCTAAGTTCAAGATAGCAGCTTGATAATGAGAGACAGCTGGTTTGGCAAGAAATTGGCTGAGAACTTGAACAGCATAGGCAAGATCAGGCCTTGTGattgttaaatataataatatgccAACTAGCCTTTGTAGGCTGAAGCATCCTCATAAAGATTTGGATAATTTGCAACGAGCTTAAGGTTAGATTCCATTGGAAATGCAGCTGGCTTGGAACCAATGAGACTCGTATCTTGAAGTATGTCTAAAGCATACTTTCTTTGACAAAATGAAATTCCAGACTTTGATCTAGCTACTTCCAATCCAAGGAAGTACTTAAGTTCCCCCAAGTCCTTAATAGTAAACTTGTCATGCAAAAAGGCCTtgagtttttgaatttcaaacaaattatCACTAGGTGGTAGAACATCATCTGCATAAACTAGTAATGCTATGAAGGAAGTAGTAGTTTTCTTGATAAACAATGAACAATCAGAATTTTCTTGAAGGAAGCCATAATTAAGAAGGGCATGAGAAAGCTTTGCAAACCATTGTCGAGAGGCATGCTTCAAGCCATAAAGACTCTTTAAAAGTTTGCAAACTGTGTCGGACTGTGAAGTAGTCAATCCAGGGGGCACttccatataaacttcttcatgtaATTCACCATGTAAGAATGTATTATTCACATCCAATTGGTGAATGTTCCAACCTCTAATTGCAGCAACAATCAATAATAATCGAATGGAAGTGATTTTTGCCACTGGAGAGAAAGTGTCAAAGAAGTCTAAaccttcttgttgagtgtagCCTTTAGCTACCAATCTTGCTTTGTGCCTTTCTATAGTTCCATTAGCCTTGtatttaactcaaaaaatccATTTACAACCTATGgtctatttatttttaggtaGAGTAACAAGTTCCCAGGTTTTGTTTAACTCTAAAGCATCAAGTTCATTTTTCATAGCAACTTGCCATTCAGGTAATTTTGCAACTTGTTTGTATgttttgggttcttgagaagCGTAAATGGAAGCTAAGAAGGCTTTGTGTGGTACTGAAAGTCTACTAGCCGAAAGAAAGGAAGATATAGGATAGAAATTACCTGTGTTAGAGGAGCAACCAGTAGAAGTAGATGGATTGTTTGCACATGGAAACAATGAGGCAGCACCACAATAATAATCCTACAAAAATTTTGGTGCTTGTTAAATTCTGGTTGATTTTCTGATATGTAAACCAGGTGAAGCAATTTGGTGGTGATCAATATTTATCTGAGATGAAACTGGTTCATTGGAGATTAGTGAAGGTATGTTCATATTAGAAGAGAGAGGAAtatttatatgagatgaaattggTTCGTTGGAAGTTGCTAAGGGTACATTCAAAACAGGATAGGTAGGATCATGTTGAAACTCTGAATGAGGAAACAAAAATTCAGAGTTAAGTGGGAGAGCTTTGAATGGGAAATTGGTTTCATGAAACACAACATTTCTGGAGATTAGAATTCTTTTTGTGTTCGATTATGATGGTGATGTTCGATTATGGGCCGAAGCTTCACAGAAGACTGAGAATTGATTATGATGGTGATGTTCGATTGTACAGTTGGGACGAGGAGGGGCAGACGTGGTTTGTGTCTTGGCAAGCCATACCGGGACCTTGCAAGATTTATGGTATATGCGGGCCAAATAGCCTTTGCAGCTATATTGTTGGTTCTGATAGGAACTGTTCATGCCTCCCAGgatataagatgaaaaatctaaacGACTGGTCTGACGGGTGCGAACCAGAGTTTCATCTTTCTTGCAATACAAATGAGTCTGGCTTCCTGCTGTTACCCCGTGTTGAATTCTTTGGTTATGATTATGGGTTCTTCCCCAATTACACATTTGATCAATGTAAGAATTCATGTTTGCAATTTTGCAACTGCAAAGCGTTCCAATTCACCTTCTCTCGAGAAGATGGTTTTTCAAAATGCTACCCCAAGACGATGTTGCTTAATGGATATCGTTCCCCAGATTTCCAAGGTGACCTCTATTTACGGCTACCTGAAAACAATTTCTCCTCCTGCGCAAATTATGTACAAGATTTCAAACTCAATTGCTCGAGTAATGGCACGGTGCCACTGGACAGAACGTATAACAGAAGCCAGGAAAATCGGATAGTAAAATTCATGCTCTGGTTTGTATGTGGAGTGGGAGGACTTGAAATCATCTGTATCTTTTTGGTGTGGTGTCTCTTGAGTAGACCCCAGCAGGCTTCTAGTGTAGACAAACAGGGCTATCTTGCTGTCATTGGGTTCAGAAGATTTGCTTATGTTGAGCTCAAGAAGGCAACAAAAGATTTTAATGAGGAGATTGGAAGAGGTGCAGGAGGAATTGTGTACAAAGGGGTATTGCCTGACAATCGAGCCGTAGCAATCAAGCGTTTCAATGAATCTGACCAAGGAGAAGGTGAATTTCTATCTGAAGTAAGCATCATCGGGAGGATTAACCACATGAACTTAATTGAGATGTCCGGGTACTGTGCAGAGGGAAAGCGTAGGCTTTTGGTGTACGAGTACATGGAACATGGTAGTTTAGCCCAAAACCTCTCATCCCATGCACTTGATTGGAAGAAAAGGTTTGACATTGCCGCAGGCACAGCAAAAGGCCTAGCTTATCTGCATGAAGAGTGCTTGGAGTGGGTTTTACACTGTGATATAAAGCCACAGAACATACTCCTAGACTCTAACTATCAACCAAAGGTGGCAGATTTTGGGTTGTCTAAGTTACAAAATAGAAACCACGAGAATGCAAGCTTCTCAAGAATAAGAGGAACCCGAGGGTACATGGCTCCAGAGTGGGTTTTCAATCTTCCTATCACCTCCAAAGTGGATGTTTATAGCTACGGAATTGTTGTATTGGAGATGGTGACGGGAAAGGGACCAACAAAGGGTGTCCATGCTATAGATACTGGAGGCGAGACAGAACCCAAAAGGTTGGTTGCTTGGGTGAGGGAAAAAAGG is part of the Juglans regia cultivar Chandler unplaced genomic scaffold, Walnut 2.0 Scaffold_750, whole genome shotgun sequence genome and encodes:
- the LOC108998384 gene encoding putative receptor protein kinase ZmPK1; this encodes MVMFDYGPKLHRRLRIDYDGDVRLYSWDEEGQTWFVSWQAIPGPCKIYGICGPNSLCSYIVGSDRNCSCLPGYKMKNLNDWSDGCEPEFHLSCNTNESGFLLLPRVEFFGYDYGFFPNYTFDQCKNSCLQFCNCKAFQFTFSREDGFSKCYPKTMLLNGYRSPDFQGDLYLRLPENNFSSCANYVQDFKLNCSSNGTVPLDRTYNRSQENRIVKFMLWFVCGVGGLEIICIFLVWCLLSRPQQASSVDKQGYLAVIGFRRFAYVELKKATKDFNEEIGRGAGGIVYKGVLPDNRAVAIKRFNESDQGEGEFLSEVSIIGRINHMNLIEMSGYCAEGKRRLLVYEYMEHGSLAQNLSSHALDWKKRFDIAAGTAKGLAYLHEECLEWVLHCDIKPQNILLDSNYQPKVADFGLSKLQNRNHENASFSRIRGTRGYMAPEWVFNLPITSKVDVYSYGIVVLEMVTGKGPTKGVHAIDTGGETEPKRLVAWVREKRNEATAMASWVEEIVDPILKGSYEKGKMEILINVALQCVEEEKDARPSMSQVAEMLLRQENDSHNDDHGINL